The following proteins are encoded in a genomic region of Ostrea edulis chromosome 7, xbOstEdul1.1, whole genome shotgun sequence:
- the LOC125654637 gene encoding E3 ubiquitin-protein ligase TRIM71-like translates to MATPNTQAQEVITCDLCTKPTRKFCNNCQVSLCADCINKHVEKLDSLPHDIVPFKDRKVAFPECEFHSNQRCEVHCQRCDIPVCLQCIAGPHNGHKVKHIPEIFNEKKKELEEETKEIESTIIPQYKKKNEETESNISIITAEFDEMETEKEKHRKLWHQEVDAIFNTLGSLIKFMKENHLAALISHQSKINNCIPDMIQTVQQNKMIMKSKKVSEVTNYKSKLEEYRNMPTDIDFKLPSLKTNTVQGRELSLELGEYKASLTQTTLSSLTEEVSYLSLQKLLEQAKSITTIPTGLNPLYQVACVGVDEVWVSGEDKTIRRVDIHGSVRDTVTTTCKTWPDGITVTRQGELVYSDANNRTVNIVRHGRIETLITTPRGWHPGQLCCTKSGDILVSIYTTDFSQYKIVRYQGHPVTQEIDRDEDGEPIYKGGKYALYVAENNNGDICASDRKGDIVVVVNKSGRVRFRYDGTPARRKRSFDPRQIVTDSLSQIIVADYNNACLHILDQNGQFLRCVDKCGLDKPKGLSMDSEGRLWVVLVYSGEVKVIQYMK, encoded by the coding sequence ATGGCCACACCAAACACCCAAGCACAGGAGGTCATCACTTGTGACCTCTGTACCAAACCAACCCGAAAATTCTGTAACAACTGTCAAGTAAGTTTGTGTGCAGATTGCATCAATAAACATGTGGAGAAGCTCGACTCCCTACCACATGACATCGTTCCTTTCAAAGACAGAAAGGTGGCTTTCCCCGAGTGTGAATTTCACTCCAACCAGAGATGTGAGGTTCACTGCCAACGATGTGATATTCCAGTTTGTCTGCAATGTATAGCTGGTCCCCACAATGGACACAAAGTCAAGCATATCCCGGAAATATTCAATGAGAAGAAAAAGGAACTTGAAGAggaaaccaaagaaattgaatcCACCATTATTCCGCAATACAagaagaaaaatgaagaaacagAAAGCAATATATCCATTATAACTGCCGAATTTGATGAAATGGAAACAGAAAAGGAAAAACATAGAAAACTCTGGCACCAAGAAGTAGATGCTATTTTCAATACACTTGGGTCTTTGATTAAATTCATGAAAGAGAATCACCTGGCTGCTCTAATATCCCATCAatccaaaataaataattgtattCCAGACATGATCCAAACAGTTCAACAAAACAAGATGATCATGAAATCAAAGAAAGTGTCTGAAGTCACTAACTACAAATCAAAACTCGAGGAATACAGAAACATGCCTACTGATATTGATTTCAAACTGCCATCACTCAAAACCAACACAGTCCAAGGGAGAGAACTCAGTCTGGAATTAGGAGAATACAAGGCTAGCCTGACACAGACAACACTGTCCAGTCTGACAGAGGAAGTCTCCTATTTATCTTTACAAAAGCTGTTAGAGCAAGCTAAATCAATTACAACCATTCCTACTGGACTTAATCCTCTATACCAAGTTGCCTGTGTGGGAGTGGATGAAGTCTGGGTTAGTGGTGAAGATAAAACCATAAGACGTGTTGATATACACGGGTCTGTACGGGACACTGTCACCACCACATGTAAAACCTGGCCTGATGGCATCACAGTGACCAGACAGGGAGAACTGGTATACAGTGATGCTAACAATAGAACTGTGAACATTGTCAGACACGGGAGAATAGAGACACTGATAACCACACCACGGGGCTGGCATCCAGGTCAACTATGCTGTACTAAGTCAGGGGACATCCTGGTCAGTATATATACTACTGATTTTAGCCAATATAAAATTGTCCGTTATCAGGGACACCCAGTGACACAGGAAATAGATAGAGATGAAGATGGAGAACCAATCTATAAAGGAGGGAAATACGCACTGTATGTGGCGGAGAACAACAATGGAGACATCTGTGCCTCTGATAGAAAAGGTGACATCGTGGTCGTGGTGAACAAGTCAGGAAGAGTCCGATTCCGATACGACGGTACACCAGCCAGGAGGAAGAGGTCATTTGATCCTAGACAGATAGTGACAGACTCCTTGAGTCAGATCATTGTGGCAGATTACAACAATGCCTGTCTACACATCCTGGATCAGAACGGACAGTTCCTGAGATGTGTGGACAAATGTGGACTAGATAAACCTAAAGGACTGAGTATGGACAGTGAGGGGAGGTTGTGGGTAGTGTTAGTTTATTCAGGAGAAGTGAAAGTGATTcagtacatgaaataa